Part of the Streptomyces europaeiscabiei genome is shown below.
GGCCTCCTCCGAGAGCGCCCTACAGGTGGCGTCGCACACCTCTGCGCACATGATGCCCTTGCGCCGCATCTTTTCCTGGTCTTCGGGCCCGTCCGGATCGGCGAGGCCCGCCCGCAGCGCGCATGCCCGCGCACATTCCGTACACGCCTGCGCACAGGCGAAGCGGTCCTCAAGGAATCGGATGAGTTCCTGCTGGGATGTAGTCGTCGAGGTCACCACAGCCGGGTAGCCGGAGCCGATCCGGCCAAACACGGCGGACGGAATCCGCGCAGTACCCGGTTCGACGGGTCCCGCCGCCCGGCTCAACGGGTTCCGTTTTCGGGACACAGGACAGGGCACCCGGGCACGAGCCGTTCGAAGCGGGCCGATTCACTCGACCTATTGGGGGTATTCATCCCT
Proteins encoded:
- a CDS encoding ferredoxin, which produces MTSTTTSQQELIRFLEDRFACAQACTECARACALRAGLADPDGPEDQEKMRRKGIMCAEVCDATCRALSEEANLDEAGIRLQVEWCRTVALECARVFDDSPGAENDAEACRECARACTDFLATLR